One Oncorhynchus clarkii lewisi isolate Uvic-CL-2024 chromosome 28, UVic_Ocla_1.0, whole genome shotgun sequence genomic region harbors:
- the LOC139387137 gene encoding carbonic anhydrase 4-like, which translates to MNQLVVIVATLFVPTTYGAAGGLWCYHDPSCDDTTWSTIASEHCNGSRQSPINIVSASAVGDETLTAFTFTKYGENYTMKNIKNTGKTVKVELTSGVQVTGGALSEAYDSLQFHLHWGNGTSVPGSEHTVDGTRYPMELHIVNAKSSHDGNTTTAVADSTGLAALGFFIEAMPGNVTGSPAAWNTLTSYLANITLKDDIVNITHAISLDELLEGVDRTKYYRYLGSLTTPNCNEAVVWTVFKDPIKVSQDLIDLFSTTLHIDHNSTSALMTNVFRSIQPVNDWVVTTQGRPASGASTMCSSLGLMALAWMLLRV; encoded by the exons ATGAATCAACTTGTGGTTATCGTTGCGACACTCTTTGTCCCCACTACATACGGTGCTGCTGGCGGTT TGTGGTGTTACCATGATCCTAGTTGTG ATGACACCACCTGGTCCACCATTGCCAGTGAACATTGCAATGGATCCCGTCAGTCTCCCATCAACATCGTCTCTGCATCAGCAGTGGGCGATGAAACCCTGACTGCCTTCACCTTCACCAAATACGGAGAAAACTATACAATGAAGAATATCAAGAACACTGGCAAAACTG tcAAAGTGGAACTGACAAGTGGTGTCCAGGTTACAGGTGGGGCACTGTCTGAGGCCTATGACAGCCTGCAGTTTCACCTCCACTGGGGGAATGGTACCTCAGTGCCTGGGTCGGAGCACACAGTGGATGGAACCCGCTACCCCATGGAG TTGCACATAGTAAATGCCAAGTCTTCGCACGACGGTAACACGACCACGGCCGTTGCAGACAGCACGGGACTCGCTGCTCTTGGCTTCTTCATAGAG GCCATGCCGGGTAATGTGACTGGTTCACCAGCAGCCTGGAATACTCTGACATCCTACTTGGCCAACATCACActaaaag ATGATATTGTAAACATTACTCATGCTATTTCATTGGATGAGCTCCTGGAAGGGGTGGACCGTACCAAATACTACCGTTACCTTGGCTCCCTGACCACTCCAAATTGCAACGAGGCTGTAGTTTGGACCGTGTTCAAGGACCCTATCAAAGTCAGCCAGGACTTG ATTGATCTCTTCAGTACAACATTGCACATTGACCACAACTCCACCTCTGCCTTGATGACCAACGTCTTCAGGAGCATCCAGCCTGTCAACGACTGGGTGGTGACGACCCAGGGCCGTCCAGCGTCGGGTGCTTCCACAATGTGCTCCTCTCTGGGCCTCATGGCCCTGGCCTGGATGCTGCTGAGGGTTTAG